Part of the Leptospira yasudae genome is shown below.
CGGGCAAGCAGGTCTATCGGATCGAATCCGGTTCGCTCAAAGTGACTTCGTTTACGGTGGAAGCGGCGGACATCGAAGGGATTCTTCCGGGTAAAAAAGACGACGGGATCGTTCTTTTCAAATCGGGCAAAGCGATTCGTTACGGAATCGACGGCAAACCGATTTGGACTTATCCTCTCAAAGACGAGGAAGGTAAGGTTTATTCTTTGGTGTATCGTTAAAACGTTAAGCGAAGAATTTCGATTTTACCGAGCGCCGGATTTTCCTTTGGAAAGTTCGGCGTTTTCTTTTGTAAGCGGGATGCGTTTATCGTTCCGAAGTTTTTACGAACTTACTTTTCCGACCCGCGTCTTACGGTTTGTTGGAAATTATTTTTTGATGAGAATCTGGTCGATGTAATAGATTCTTTTTCCTTCTTCCCGTTTCTTTCTTTCAAAGTGAGAAACCGGAATTTCACTCCGTTCCAATCTTAGTTCCGCCGTTTCCGGGCGGAAAAGGTCCGAGTCGCGGAAAAGCCGGATGGCCTTTCTTGCGTACGGACCGTAGTCGGTGGCAAAGGAAAACTTGCCTCCTTCCGGAAGAAGGATTCGAAGCGATTCCAAGAATTTTGCGTTCATCGTTCTTTTCTTATGATGTCTTCGTTTGGGCCAAGGATCGGGGAAGTTCAGAAGAATTTCGGAAAACGTGTTTTCTTCAAACACGTCTTCCAGAAACCAATTGAAGTTAACGCAGAGAATTTTCACGTTTTCGAGGGAGTGCTTTTCGATTCCGCGTATCGTATGACGGATTCGATCGAATTTCTTCTCCATCAAAACGAAACCGGTGTCCGGTCTTTGACGCGCCAGAGAGATTGCGACTTCTCCCCAACCCGAACCCAGCTCTAAAAAATATGTCTCGAACTCTTTTGAGAATAAATTTTCTTTTTTCAGTTTCCTTACAGGGCTAGCTTGCAAAAAATATTCCGAAGCGAAAGGAATACCGCCTGCGATCGACCAAAGTTTTTGTTCGAGATCTTGGATCATGGTTTATCGTCAGAGAATTTTACACATTTTGTTTGTCTAATATAATACAGTGAAAGTAAAACTATACGGCGTACGGGGTTCACTCCCCACCCCACTGAGCGAATCGGAATACAGGGAAAAAATCCTCAAAATTCTGAAAGCGGCCCATACTGCAATCAAACAGCAAAACGGAAAGTTTTCAGAGGAAGAGTTCCTAAATTCACTCGATCCGTCTTTATCACGCACCGTGGGGGGAAACACCACATGCGTTTATATCCAAGCTCGATCCGGAGATCGTTATATCATCGATTGCGGTTCCGGAATCCGTCAATTGGGTAACGATCTCCTTGCGGAAGGATTGAAGCCCGGAGATAAGATTCATATCCTGATCACTCACACACACTGGGATCACATCCAAGGTTGGATGTTCTTTAAACCCGCATATTTTCCCGGCGTCGACATCCACTTTTATTCTACCATCCCCAATCTTCAGGAACGCTTCGAAAGACAACAGAATGAGGAAAATTTTCCTCTTCCTCTCTCGGGGATGATGTCCAAAAAAACGTTTCATCTTCTCGAAAAGAATCAAAGCGCTCAGATCGGCGCCGTTCGAATCACTCCGTTTCTTTTGAGACATCCGGGGAATTGCACCGGATTTCGATTCGAAGAGGATGGTAAGAGTTTTCTATTCTGCACGGATGTGGAAGTTCAAGAACCTGACTTGGAAGAATTTCAAGATCTCAAAAAGTCCTTCGGCAGGACGGACATGTTAATTATAGACGCTCAATACAGCTCTGAAGAAGCTGAAAAAAAAGTGGGTTGGGGTCATACTTCCGGAAAAGTCGCCGTTCGCTGCGGAGAAATTTTGGAAGTGGAACGCTTGGTGCTTACGCATCATGAACCCGATCACAAAGACGAAGACATTCTTAGAATCTTTCATCAGGAATCGGGCGCTTCCGTTAAGATGCAAGTTTTGTTGGGACGAGAAAACGATTCGTTTTCTCTCTAAAGACTTTCCGGTTTTTTTAGATCGTTTCGTATTTAAGAATTCTTCTAAAGAGAATTAGACTGTGTTATTCGGCACTTTCGTAAAAATTTTCTTTTCTTTCATTTTATTTGAGTTATGCTGGATCGGCTATGCACACAGAGATGGGACAACAAAAAAAGAATGCGAGCGATGCGTTGGATGATAAACGTTTTTATAAACGTTTTCGGAAGAACAACCTAGTGAAGATGGTTCTTGGTAAGAATGAGATATTGGGAAATCTCGAAGACATAAGTATGATTGGAGCTTCGATCAGTTCTAGGGAAGAAATTCTTCTCGGTGAACGCATTAGATTTATGTCTCCAATACTTTCCGTAGAAATCGAAGCGGATATTATCCGAAGGGATTTGATTCAAGAGAAGTATAAATACGGACTCGTATTTCACGATCTTTCGGATGCTGCCATCGTTGAAATTTTAAACAAGATCGCTTGTACGGATTAAACGGGTTTATTACGATTTCTTTATCTATTTTTTCCGAAGAATCGAAACGATTTTAGAAATATTTTATATACTACCCTTAACTTAGGTATGTACAAGCCGACACTAGTAGTAGAATGAGAATCGGCGGAGAACATAGAATGCAGCTCGGAATTCCCCGAGATGAATCTTTGCATTATATCGGTCACGGACAACTCGAAAGTTCTCCCGCGTCCACTTCCGTTCTTCACGTAATCTCGCACGAACTCGGTCACGTAGCCGAATTTCGCTCCGAAGCGATGAGAGACCGGGCTGAAATTCGTTCGTTGGATATGAAGATCCATTACGAATTTCGAAACGGAAAACTCGTCGCGGTTTCCGGTGAAACTCAGGCGGTCACCGCAAAGAAGTCCGAAGAAACTCCCCGGAAAAACGAAATCTCCCCACCTCAGGAAGAATCACCGGAGGAAAAGGACGCCGTTCAGAAAGAAGAAAAAGCCGACGCTTCCAAGACTCGTTTGGAAGATAAGGAAAAACAGATTCTTTCCGAAATCCGCAGAATCGAATCCGAACTCAAGACGTTTGAAACGGAGAATCAAGGCGCCGAACAAGAAAAAGACTTCGATTCCACCCGTAAAACGGAACTAGAAGAAAGAAAAAGAAAACTCGAAATGGCGCTCAATCAGGAAAAATTGAAGTCGATTTTAGAGGATACGATGGAGACGTTCCAGGAGTTGGTGGATAAACAAACTCAAATGAGTTTACGAATTTTGAATGCGAATTCTTCCGATAAACTCGGAAACCTTTTCGACGCGAAGGCCTGATTTTATTTAAGAGATTTCCTCGATCCGTTCCGTATAACTTTCCGACGTAGTTCCGACCGCACTAATCAAAGAATCCACGATTTTTCTCAGTTCGAGCAAACCCTTTCCGGACTTATTCGATACAAGAACCGTTTCGAGCATCGGATATAATTCGTGAATATTCTTCATTTTCTTTCTTAGTTTGGAAAGATCGCTTTGATTGAGTTTATCGATCTTCGTTCTTACTAAAACGGGTTTGATGTTCCGTTCAAAACAAGTTCCGATTAATTCCAGCTCCTCTTCGGGAAGTTCTCTTTGCGAATCACAAACCAAGAACAAACATTTTAGATCTTTTGCGAGATTCAGATAATCCATCAAAAGATCCATCATCGCTTCGTGATCTTTGTGGGAGTTTGCGGAATAACCGAACCCGGGTAAGTCGACAAGATAAACGGAATGATTTACGAAAAAGAAATTCAGTAATTTTGTTTTACCGGGAGTGGAAGAAACTTTTGCGAGGGATTTTCTTTCAAGAATCGCGTTGAGCAAAGAAGATTTGCCCGCGTTGGAACGGCCTGCGAACGCGATTTGCGGAACCCCTTTGGCGGGAATCTTGTTCGCTTCTCCGTAAGACGCGCTGAATTCTACGTCTTTGAAGAATGGTTCGTCCTTTTTTTGAGGATCCTCACTCATCATCCGGGCTCCAGAAGGTCAGGTAAAATCTCAACTTCTCTGTCTGCTACGATATCGCTTATCCTAGTATCCCAAAGACTCAGACAGATCACATCAACTTTCCCTTCCCCGTAAAGAATGGGTAGCATTTTTCTAACCGGAACGGGAATCTCTTTCTGTCTAAAAATTTCTGAAATTTCTATACTCATCCCGTTTTTGCGAATTTTGGCCCCGGGAGGGCATAAATCGGGAATCAATCCGGG
Proteins encoded:
- the trmB gene encoding tRNA (guanine(46)-N(7))-methyltransferase TrmB, producing MIQDLEQKLWSIAGGIPFASEYFLQASPVRKLKKENLFSKEFETYFLELGSGWGEVAISLARQRPDTGFVLMEKKFDRIRHTIRGIEKHSLENVKILCVNFNWFLEDVFEENTFSEILLNFPDPWPKRRHHKKRTMNAKFLESLRILLPEGGKFSFATDYGPYARKAIRLFRDSDLFRPETAELRLERSEIPVSHFERKKREEGKRIYYIDQILIKK
- a CDS encoding MBL fold metallo-hydrolase; its protein translation is MKVKLYGVRGSLPTPLSESEYREKILKILKAAHTAIKQQNGKFSEEEFLNSLDPSLSRTVGGNTTCVYIQARSGDRYIIDCGSGIRQLGNDLLAEGLKPGDKIHILITHTHWDHIQGWMFFKPAYFPGVDIHFYSTIPNLQERFERQQNEENFPLPLSGMMSKKTFHLLEKNQSAQIGAVRITPFLLRHPGNCTGFRFEEDGKSFLFCTDVEVQEPDLEEFQDLKKSFGRTDMLIIDAQYSSEEAEKKVGWGHTSGKVAVRCGEILEVERLVLTHHEPDHKDEDILRIFHQESGASVKMQVLLGRENDSFSL
- a CDS encoding PilZ domain-containing protein; the protein is MHTEMGQQKKNASDALDDKRFYKRFRKNNLVKMVLGKNEILGNLEDISMIGASISSREEILLGERIRFMSPILSVEIEADIIRRDLIQEKYKYGLVFHDLSDAAIVEILNKIACTD
- the yihA gene encoding ribosome biogenesis GTP-binding protein YihA/YsxC; protein product: MSEDPQKKDEPFFKDVEFSASYGEANKIPAKGVPQIAFAGRSNAGKSSLLNAILERKSLAKVSSTPGKTKLLNFFFVNHSVYLVDLPGFGYSANSHKDHEAMMDLLMDYLNLAKDLKCLFLVCDSQRELPEEELELIGTCFERNIKPVLVRTKIDKLNQSDLSKLRKKMKNIHELYPMLETVLVSNKSGKGLLELRKIVDSLISAVGTTSESYTERIEEIS